The genomic window GCGCTTCAATTCCTCTCTTTTTGAGGGCTTTCTGATAGATCCCGCTCACTATCGTGCCCGTCGTTGCAAGGATGCCTACCCTTTTCACGCCCAAGGCTTCTACATAAGATGCGGTCTCCTCTATCATGTTTATCAGCGGTATCTTGATAGCCTTTTGAATTTCATCCGCAAAGTAATGGGCAGTGTTGCAGGGCATAATTATGAAGTCCGCTCCCCAGCTTTCAAGTTTTTTTGCACTGTCAATGAGCTCTGGAAGCGGGTTTTCGCCTTTTCCGAGAATATATGCTGTCCGGTCGGGGATTTTGGGATTGTTGTAGATAATTATTCTCGGGTGATCTTGATCTTTTTTGGCTGGCGTCTTGAGTACTATCCTTTTGAAAAGCTCTACAGTTGCAAGAGGGCCCATTCCACCCAGAATTCCTATGACCTTCTCCATGCTCGATCACTTCGCGTATTTGATTTTTCCTTCCTTGAGTTCAACATAGCGAGCCATTATAAAGAGCAGGTCGCCCAGACGGTTGAGATATTTAAGAACATCTTCTCCAATCCCATATTCCAAGACTACCTTAGCAACTTTCCTCTCAGCCCTTCTAGCTACTGCTCTGCAGACGTCAAGCTTTGCACTCCCCAGTGTAGCTCCGGGAACAACGAACCCTTCGAGCTTTACTTCGCCTTCAAACTTTTTGATAAGCCCTTCCAAATGCCTTATCTCTTCTTCCCCAATTTTTTTGTATTCTCCTTTACTTGCAATTTCGGCCATGAGCGAATAAAGCTCAACCTGGATTTTCTCAAGGA from Thermococcus bergensis includes these protein-coding regions:
- a CDS encoding cysteate racemase codes for the protein MEKVIGILGGMGPLATVELFKRIVLKTPAKKDQDHPRIIIYNNPKIPDRTAYILGKGENPLPELIDSAKKLESWGADFIIMPCNTAHYFADEIQKAIKIPLINMIEETASYVEALGVKRVGILATTGTIVSGIYQKALKKRGIEALIPSEKDQEKVMKAIYEGVKAGDIELGKKLLLEVAKKLEKDVESIIAGCTEVSVALKPKDLSVPLVDPMDILAEKAVKLALGL
- a CDS encoding cob(I)yrinic acid a,c-diamide adenosyltransferase — protein: MPITTKTGDKGTTGIFTGERIVKFAPIIEANGTIDELSSFLGEAKHYLDEELKELLEKIQVELYSLMAEIASKGEYKKIGEEEIRHLEGLIKKFEGEVKLEGFVVPGATLGSAKLDVCRAVARRAERKVAKVVLEYGIGEDVLKYLNRLGDLLFIMARYVELKEGKIKYAK